The Arachis duranensis cultivar V14167 chromosome 9, aradu.V14167.gnm2.J7QH, whole genome shotgun sequence genomic sequence CTATTTCTTTCATAATTGTTTTGTTCTGCGATTTGAAACTACCAATGTCGCAAAGCTTATACATCAATAGTTCAATACCACTAGACGGcatttatttgttttggattaaGCCATTCACGATTCACCTAACATGCGCAACATTATTTCAtgcttaaattaaaaaaagtcagTTTTGTGATTGCAAGAATAAACTTATCATATAATCTCTTTAAATTTAGGATTTGagatttatcttttatattaactgAAGTAACGTTATATGCTTACATCTAACAATAATGAAGGGAGAAGGGCTTGGCATTTCGACCAAGGGCCTGTTGGAAACATTGGAAGTGCAGGCTTGGAATGGCCTCGTCGAAACTGATAAAGATATTGCTCACTTGCCAATGCACTATTGTTCTACTTATCATTCTATAGAGTGAGTATAGAGGCTATTTACAGGCAGCAATACCGCAATAGCTAATTATTGTgggaacattttttttttttttaagttagatCTGCGCACCCTCCCGTGTAATTAGTAACAGTTGTAATCGCAAAAAGagtaataattaaagaaaaatgttataatgttttatataaaatttacaatCATCGGCAAAACTAAATAtcggaaaaaaaaaatgaacgtTTGCTGCAAAATTGGCGTCAGATATACTAGTTGGCAGCTTCCTTAGGTACTTCCGGCTTATCACACTCAATAAAATTTTCTGCTGCATCCGATCTTCCATCTTCCATCATCAAGTTCTTTTGTTGGAGCTTTTGTTTCAGTTTTTGAATCTCCTGATCCTTATCTTGTAATTTTTCCTGCAATATTACAACCTGAGCAAAACAAATCCACTTAGTCTCCGCCTAAAATATCCTGGAACTATTAATTTAAAACAATCAACCATGGAAGAAACTTGTGTCTATCTCTCGACATAACATGAATACACCATCATGTTCAAAACAAAAATCAGAACATCCAAGTCCCTCATGAACAATAGTTTTCACCAATTTTGACAAATAAGATGAAGCATGAAGCATTTTATAACTAGGCATGCATAGCAatccttaaaaaataataaaaaaggaggAAGGGAGAAGTTAACCGTTTGATTGGATCTTTCCACGTCATTTGTCAGTCCTTGCATATGTTTCTGCAACCCTGTAGTCAGTGTGAAGGATTAACGCTACGTTAATTTCCAGtgtgagattatatatataagtaatcGAATACATCAATATTTTTCTCTCAGAAGATCCATCTTTTTAGACAAGAGGAACGTAAGGCAGCATCTTCCATCCGCAACATATTTTTAgcatagataatatattttatatgattaattCTGCCAACACACATATCATTGTTGATTCCATATCTCAATATGTTAAGAAGGAAACTAAGATTACCAATGTACCTAGAAAAGCTAATACATGAGTCAAAGGATCCAAAAGCCAAAATATAATGAAATGGAATATCATTCAACAAACCTTCAAACTGGCTTCTGATTTGTGCATTCTGGGACTTCTGCAATGCAACTTTCATGGCTAATTCATGAATCTGCACAAGAAGAAAACAGAAGGGGAAAAGATGATAACATG encodes the following:
- the LOC107466161 gene encoding FKBP12-interacting protein of 37 kDa, with the protein product MQARRLLLDPAIHEEFTRLKNLVEEKEKKVKELQDNINAVSFTTQSKMGKMLMAKCRTLQEENEEVGNHASEGKIHELAMKVALQKSQNAQIRSQFEGLQKHMQGLTNDVERSNQTVVILQEKLQDKDQEIQKLKQKLQQKNLMMEDGRSDAAENFIECDKPEVPKEAAN